The Halococcus hamelinensis 100A6 genome window below encodes:
- a CDS encoding 50S ribosomal protein L23, translating into MSVMKYPYVTEKAMNEMDYRNKLQFVVATDATKADVKSDLEEQFDVAITKVTTQVTPRGQKKATVTLSEDDDAQDVASRLGVF; encoded by the coding sequence ATGAGTGTCATGAAATACCCCTACGTCACCGAGAAGGCGATGAACGAGATGGACTACCGAAACAAGCTCCAGTTCGTGGTGGCGACCGACGCCACCAAGGCCGACGTCAAGTCGGACCTCGAAGAGCAGTTCGACGTCGCCATCACGAAGGTGACCACGCAGGTCACGCCGCGGGGACAGAAGAAGGCGACCGTCACGCTCAGTGAGGACGACGACGCACAGGACGTCGCCTCGCGGCTGGGGGTGTTCTGA
- the rpl4p gene encoding 50S ribosomal protein L4 yields the protein MSVTKFDTDGEDAGEVDLPEVFETPYRPDLIARSVRAAQANRSQAHGADDYAGMRTPAESMGSGRGMAHVPQSNGQARRVPQAVSGRAAHPPKEEQDRSQKVNTKERKLATQSAIAATADPELVEERGHVFEGDLPLVVSDEFEEFEKTREVADLLDALGVAGDIERAEDRTVRAGRGTTRGRKYKRAKSILFVTSDEPSRAARNLAGADVATAQEVNAEDLAPGTQAGRLTIWTESAIEEVADR from the coding sequence ATGAGTGTAACCAAATTCGACACCGACGGCGAGGACGCGGGCGAGGTCGACCTCCCCGAGGTCTTCGAGACGCCGTACCGCCCCGACCTCATCGCGCGGTCGGTGCGCGCCGCCCAGGCCAACCGGTCGCAGGCCCACGGGGCCGACGACTACGCCGGGATGCGCACGCCCGCCGAATCGATGGGGAGCGGCCGCGGGATGGCCCACGTCCCCCAGTCGAACGGGCAGGCGCGGCGCGTCCCCCAGGCCGTCAGCGGTCGCGCGGCACACCCGCCGAAGGAAGAACAGGACCGTTCGCAGAAGGTCAACACGAAGGAGCGAAAGCTCGCGACCCAGAGCGCCATCGCGGCCACGGCCGACCCCGAACTGGTCGAGGAACGCGGGCACGTCTTCGAGGGCGACCTCCCGCTCGTCGTGAGCGACGAGTTCGAGGAGTTCGAGAAGACCCGCGAGGTCGCCGACCTCCTCGACGCGCTCGGGGTCGCCGGCGACATCGAGCGCGCCGAGGACCGGACGGTGCGGGCGGGCCGCGGGACGACCCGTGGCCGGAAGTACAAACGAGCCAAATCCATCCTGTTCGTCACGAGCGACGAGCCCTCGCGCGCGGCGCGCAACCTCGCCGGGGCCGACGTCGCCACCGCGCAGGAGGTCAACGCGGAGGACCTCGCGCCCGGCACGCAGGCGGGCCGGCTGACGATCTGGACCGAGAGTGCCATCGAGGAGGTGGCCGACCGATGA
- a CDS encoding 50S ribosomal protein L3 produces the protein MVQPNRPRKGSMGYSPRKRASSEVARFGSWPDDDGQPGLQGFAGYKAGMSHVVMIDDAANSPREGMEQTVPVTVVETPPMRAVALRAYEQTPYGLRPLTETWTDEFHADLDRALDVPDGESDPEAFEEAVQDGDVSEIRAITHTVPGGMANIPKKKPDVMETRIGGGDVTERVEFGLDLIAGGGEHNMTEVFRPGEYMDAAGVTKGKGTQGPVKRWGVQKRKGKHARQGWRRRIGNLGPWNPSRVRSTVPQQGQMGYHQRTELNKRLVSVGDGDDASAEGGFVGYGEVDGPYALVKGSLPGPDQRLVRFRPAIRPGDQPRLDPEVRYVSTASNQGQ, from the coding sequence ATGGTACAACCAAACAGACCACGAAAAGGCTCGATGGGCTACAGCCCGCGAAAGCGCGCGAGCAGCGAGGTCGCGCGCTTCGGGTCGTGGCCCGACGACGACGGACAGCCCGGGCTGCAGGGCTTTGCCGGCTACAAGGCCGGTATGAGCCACGTCGTGATGATCGACGACGCGGCGAACTCGCCACGCGAGGGGATGGAACAGACGGTCCCTGTCACCGTCGTGGAGACGCCCCCGATGCGCGCGGTCGCCCTGCGAGCCTACGAACAGACCCCCTACGGACTTCGCCCGCTCACCGAGACGTGGACCGACGAGTTCCACGCGGACCTAGACAGAGCGCTCGACGTCCCGGACGGCGAATCCGACCCCGAGGCGTTCGAGGAGGCCGTCCAGGACGGCGACGTCTCGGAGATCCGCGCCATCACCCACACCGTTCCGGGCGGGATGGCGAACATCCCGAAGAAGAAACCCGACGTGATGGAGACCCGGATCGGCGGTGGCGACGTCACCGAGCGCGTCGAGTTCGGTCTCGACCTCATCGCCGGCGGCGGCGAACACAACATGACCGAAGTGTTCCGCCCCGGCGAGTACATGGACGCGGCCGGCGTCACGAAGGGCAAGGGCACCCAGGGCCCCGTCAAGCGCTGGGGCGTCCAGAAACGCAAGGGCAAACACGCCCGTCAGGGGTGGCGGCGTCGCATCGGCAACCTCGGCCCGTGGAACCCCTCGCGCGTGCGCTCGACGGTCCCCCAGCAGGGGCAGATGGGCTACCACCAGCGGACGGAGCTCAACAAGCGCCTCGTGAGCGTGGGCGACGGCGACGACGCCAGCGCCGAAGGTGGCTTCGTCGGCTACGGCGAGGTCGACGGCCCCTACGCGCTCGTGAAGGGATCGCTTCCCGGTCCGGACCAGCGACTCGTTCGCTTCCGACCGGCGATCCGACCCGGAGACCAGCCGCGCCTCGACCCCGAGGTCCGGTACGTCTCGACGGCCTCCAACCAAGGACAATGA
- a CDS encoding putative RNA uridine N3 methyltransferase: MTRSVLVPSSLCREASDKREATHKVGLVARAATVFRVDRVTVFPDDGGNRRWGGGFVATVLAYAATAPYLRKEAWGTREELEYVGVLPPLRPVPRTGSGPQSSGSLRQGIVTEVGPDGRVRVNCGLQHPVSLVVPPGVEVGEGERVTVRISSREPVRARIVDEPAPGFAVDRTDLPAALGREDAGLRVATSRHGEALTADGLGALAGGPGGDLTVAFGAPERGLPAMLGIDVESVTSAEPNGGFDRWLNTVPNQGSEVVRTEEAVFATLACLTLP; this comes from the coding sequence ATGACACGTAGCGTACTCGTGCCGTCATCCCTCTGTCGGGAGGCGAGCGACAAACGCGAGGCGACCCACAAGGTCGGCCTCGTGGCTCGTGCGGCCACCGTCTTCCGGGTCGACCGCGTCACGGTCTTTCCGGACGACGGCGGGAACCGACGATGGGGTGGCGGATTCGTCGCCACGGTACTCGCGTACGCCGCGACGGCCCCCTACCTCCGAAAGGAGGCCTGGGGCACGCGCGAGGAATTGGAGTACGTCGGTGTCCTGCCGCCGCTTCGCCCCGTCCCACGGACCGGCTCCGGACCACAGAGTTCGGGGTCGTTAAGACAGGGAATCGTGACCGAGGTCGGCCCTGATGGGCGCGTTCGGGTCAATTGCGGACTGCAACACCCGGTCTCGCTCGTCGTGCCTCCCGGAGTGGAGGTCGGCGAGGGGGAACGCGTGACCGTCAGGATATCTTCGCGAGAACCGGTCCGCGCACGGATCGTCGACGAACCCGCACCCGGGTTCGCCGTCGACCGCACGGACCTCCCGGCGGCGCTCGGCCGTGAGGATGCCGGGCTCCGGGTCGCCACGTCGCGCCACGGCGAGGCGCTGACGGCGGACGGACTCGGAGCACTGGCCGGCGGGCCCGGCGGCGACCTGACAGTCGCCTTCGGGGCCCCCGAACGAGGGCTGCCGGCGATGCTCGGCATCGACGTCGAGTCGGTGACGAGCGCCGAACCGAACGGCGGGTTCGACCGCTGGCTCAACACGGTTCCGAACCAGGGCAGCGAGGTGGTCCGCACGGAAGAGGCCGTGTTCGCGACCCTCGCCTGCCTGACCCTGCCGTAA
- a CDS encoding AbrB/MazE/SpoVT family DNA-binding domain-containing protein, giving the protein MDVDAEDGRVYLPKHLREKFGDRFELVDRGDRLVLIPVDEDPLAALREEFRNVDASAEELKQGALDEALDEAGP; this is encoded by the coding sequence ATGGACGTGGACGCAGAGGACGGCCGTGTCTATCTCCCGAAACACCTCCGGGAGAAGTTCGGCGACCGGTTCGAGCTCGTCGACCGCGGTGACCGGCTCGTACTTATCCCCGTCGACGAGGACCCACTGGCCGCGCTCCGCGAGGAGTTCCGCAACGTAGACGCTTCCGCCGAGGAGCTAAAACAGGGGGCACTAGACGAGGCGCTCGACGAGGCCGGCCCGTGA
- a CDS encoding PIN domain-containing protein → MYVEGDFLLALIKEDDWLGERAATLYEKHREELWTSQYALLELMLVAYREDRNVERVVVNASRLVDVRGDVETILAAASHVEEHGLTPLDALHLVSAGDDAILSSDSAYDPFSERVRLEE, encoded by the coding sequence ATCTACGTCGAGGGGGATTTCCTGCTCGCGCTCATCAAGGAAGACGACTGGCTCGGAGAGCGGGCCGCGACACTTTACGAGAAACATCGCGAGGAGCTATGGACCTCGCAGTACGCCCTGCTCGAACTCATGCTGGTCGCCTACCGCGAGGACAGAAACGTCGAACGGGTCGTCGTGAACGCGAGTCGGCTGGTCGACGTTCGTGGCGACGTCGAAACCATCCTCGCGGCGGCGAGCCACGTCGAGGAACACGGACTCACGCCGCTCGATGCGCTCCATCTCGTGTCCGCCGGCGACGACGCGATCCTTTCGAGCGACTCGGCATACGACCCGTTCTCGGAGCGCGTCCGATTAGAAGAGTGA
- a CDS encoding type II toxin-antitoxin system VapC family toxin yields MIFVDSWVWIEFFAADDRWRDAEAVLERIPERGGVVATTVLMEVRYRIGEKFDAERAERVVGTIQRFEELEVVPITADAALTAARLREKYYQRGERELSYADAIHLALAMMTGCETLFSGDPDFEGLDEIETEVI; encoded by the coding sequence GTGATATTCGTCGACTCGTGGGTCTGGATCGAGTTCTTCGCCGCGGACGACCGCTGGCGCGACGCCGAGGCGGTGCTCGAACGGATCCCCGAACGGGGTGGAGTGGTCGCGACGACGGTTCTGATGGAGGTCCGCTACCGTATCGGCGAGAAGTTCGATGCGGAACGCGCCGAACGAGTGGTCGGAACCATCCAGCGATTCGAGGAGCTGGAGGTGGTGCCGATCACCGCCGACGCCGCGCTGACCGCCGCACGGCTCCGCGAGAAGTACTACCAGCGCGGCGAGCGCGAGCTATCCTACGCCGATGCGATCCATCTCGCGCTTGCGATGATGACCGGCTGTGAAACGCTGTTTTCGGGCGATCCCGATTTCGAGGGACTGGACGAGATCGAGACGGAGGTCATCTGA
- a CDS encoding AbrB/MazE/SpoVT family DNA-binding domain-containing protein: MLRDDENEYEMSVHEATVTSKGQITIPKAVRDRLDLERGERVSFEVAEDGTVRLRKEDAPLDELRELRDEVEFTETDIEAMQRESKRRWSSVE; encoded by the coding sequence ATGCTCCGTGACGACGAAAACGAGTACGAGATGAGTGTCCACGAGGCGACCGTCACGAGCAAGGGGCAGATAACCATCCCGAAGGCGGTCCGCGACCGGCTGGACCTCGAACGGGGCGAGAGAGTCTCCTTCGAGGTCGCGGAGGACGGCACGGTTCGACTCCGGAAGGAGGACGCGCCGCTCGACGAACTCCGGGAACTCCGTGACGAGGTCGAGTTCACCGAGACCGACATCGAAGCCATGCAACGCGAATCGAAGCGGCGCTGGAGCAGCGTCGAGTGA
- a CDS encoding DUF4870 domain-containing protein, which produces MASSTKEFDGETETTTTAVENESGLDSNVAGALSYVFGFVSGLIFYLIEKEDEFVRWHAAQSIALSAVVVAVSIGLSFVGTAISVATFSGSSGLFLVGSLLSLVLGLVWLAVTVGAVAVWLYLILRAYQGRTVRLPIVATLADRLV; this is translated from the coding sequence ATGGCAAGCAGTACCAAAGAATTCGACGGGGAGACCGAGACCACGACCACGGCGGTCGAGAACGAATCCGGACTGGACAGCAACGTCGCCGGGGCGCTCTCGTACGTCTTCGGCTTCGTCTCCGGGCTGATATTCTACCTCATCGAGAAGGAAGACGAGTTCGTTCGGTGGCACGCCGCCCAGAGCATCGCGCTGTCGGCCGTCGTCGTGGCCGTCTCCATCGGGCTGAGTTTCGTCGGCACGGCCATCTCCGTGGCGACGTTCAGCGGGAGTTCCGGGCTGTTCCTCGTCGGGAGCCTCCTCTCGCTCGTCCTCGGGCTGGTCTGGCTCGCGGTCACCGTCGGAGCCGTCGCCGTGTGGCTCTACCTCATCCTCAGGGCCTACCAGGGACGGACGGTCCGTCTCCCGATCGTGGCGACCCTCGCCGACCGGCTGGTGTGA